Proteins encoded by one window of Lathyrus oleraceus cultivar Zhongwan6 chromosome 1, CAAS_Psat_ZW6_1.0, whole genome shotgun sequence:
- the LOC127080303 gene encoding MACPF domain-containing protein CAD1, translating into MENSTPTRNSDSLSATLGNSIQALGRGFDVTSDIRLLYCKGAPGSRLVHLDEEHNRDLVLSRELVVPDVSLDIDFSPGKSGVEKTPVCSFQEMAKYFNERSGIKEKIPLGSFNSMFNFIGSSTVDAAATKSLAMVGYFIPLFEVKLTKPNLVLNEEVRRAVPYSWDPASLASFIENYGTHIVTSATVGGRDVVYIRQHQSSSLSAPDIENYVKDIENDRFLDAKNSSGPAALKYKEKDVTVIFRRRGGDDLEQSHTKWVETVKLAPDIINMKFTPIVSLLEGVPGVKLLTRAIDLYLEYKPPIEDLQYFLDFQITRVWAPEQNNLQRKEPVCQSLQFSLMGPKLYISPDQVTVGRKPVTGLRLSLEGNKLNRLAIHLQHLVSLPKNLQPHWDAHMAIGAPKWQGPEEQDSRWFEPIKWKNFSHVSTAPIEITETNIGDLSGVHIVTGAQLGVWDFGAKNVLHLKLLFSKVPGCTIRRSVWDHNPSTPAVTHKSDSASSSSTKKTSDEKKEDSSVHSGKLAKIVDMTEMSKGPQDIPGHWLVTGAKLGVEKGKIVLRIKYSLLNY; encoded by the exons ATGGAAAACTCAACTCCAACAAGAAATTCTGATTCTCTCTCTGCAACTCTTGGTAACTCAATCCAAGCTTTAGGTCGTGGTTTTGATGTTACATCAGATATTAGGCTTCTTTATTGTAAAGGGGCACCTGGGTCTAGGCTTGTTCATCTTGATGAGGAACATAATAGGGATCTTGTTCTGTCAAGAGAACTTGTTGTTCCTGATGTTTCTTTGGACATTGATTTCTCTCCTGGGAAGAGTGGTGTTGAGAAGACCCCTGTGTGTAGTTTCCAAGAG ATGGCGAAATATTTCAACGAGAGATCTGGCATAAAGGAAAAAATTCCGCTTGGAAGCTTTAATTCGATGTTTAATTTCATTGGCTCCTCGACGGTTGATGCAGCAGCCACCAAATCACTTGCTATGGTTGGATATTTCATTCCACTGTTCGAAGTTAAACTAACGAAACCAAATTTGGTCTTGAATGAGGAAGTCAGGCGCGCTGTTCCTTACTCTTGGGATCCAGCGTCCTTGGCTAG TTTTATTGAGAATTACGGTACACATATTGTTACATCTGCAACAGTTGGTGGAAGAGACGTGGTGTATATCAGGCAGCACCAATCGTCTTCTTTGTCTGCACCCGACATTGAAAATTATGTAAAGGACATTGAAAATGATAGGTTTCTTGATGCGAAAAACTCGTCAGGACCCGCCGCTTTGAAGTACAAGGAAAAG GATGTTACTGTAATTTTTAGGCGAAGAGGAGGAGATGATCTTGAGCAAAGTCATACTAAATGGGTGGAAACGGTAAAATTGGCACCAGACATCATTAACATGAAGTTTACGCCCATTGTTTCTCTTCTCGAAGGAGTACCCGGTGTAAAGCTTTTGACCCGTGCTATTGATTTATATCTTGAGT ACAAACCTCCTATCGAAGACTTACAGTATTTCTTGGATTTCCAAATAACTCGAGTTTGGGCACCGGAGCAAAATAATCTACAAAGAAAAGAGCCTGTCTGTCAATCTCTTCAGTTCAGCTTAATGGGACCTAAGCTTTATATCAGTCCAGATCAGGTAACAGTTGGGCGCAAACCCGTGACCGGACTAAGGCTGAGCCTAGAAGGCAACAAACTAAACCGACTCGCGATTCATTTGCAACATTTAGTCTCACTCCCGAAAAACCTTCAACCTCACTGGGATGCACACATGGCAATCGGTGCTCCAAAATGGCAAGGTCCCGAGGAGCAAGACAGCCGTTGGTTTGAGCCGATCAAATGGAAGAACTTCTCGCACGTAAGCACTGCACCAATTGAGATAACTGAAACCAACATTGGTGACCTCTCTGGCGTTCATATTGTCACCGGGGCCCAACTCGGCGTTTGGGACTTCGGTGCCAAAAATGTATTACACCTCAAACTACTTTTCTCCAAGGTACCCGGGTGCACCATAAGGCGGTCAGTGTGGGATCATAACCCTTCAACTCCGGCAGTTACACACAAATCAGACAGTGCTTCATCGTCATCCACAAAGAAAACTTCTGATGAGAAAAAGGAAGATAGTTCGGTCCATAGTGGAAAACTCGCTAAAATTGTGGACATGACGGAAATGTCGAAAGGACCGCAAGATATTCCTGGTCATTGGTTAGTTACAGGTGCTAAGCTTGGAGTAGAAAAAGGAAAAATTGTACTGAGGATAAAGTACTCCTTGTTAAACTATTGA